In one window of Miscanthus floridulus cultivar M001 chromosome 12, ASM1932011v1, whole genome shotgun sequence DNA:
- the LOC136497217 gene encoding zinc-finger homeodomain protein 8-like, with the protein MMGHLSLVPYDGASGGGDAGGGKYKECMRNHAAAMGGQAFDGCGEYMASSPDSLKCAACGCHRSFHRRAAALAPPGSSCAPPVFFRPTPPLALPAPPGPPTPQQQHFHHHHHQAAAAALQALFPSSVPVPAPPHLALPYHAVPNAAVAAPPPWLDTRAGSETPPRTDDFGIGVGVGFVPGSVGGSGGSGSGSFGRKRVRTKFTPEQKERMREFAEKQGWRIQRNDDGALDRFCDEIGVKRQVFKVWMHNHKNQVASAAAAAAGIGIGINPSVGAGVGVGVGVTGDGDDEDTDDSPPRAAVSSPSPSPISV; encoded by the coding sequence ATGATGGGTCACCTGAGCCTGGTGCCCTACGATGGCGCCAGCGGCGGGGGCGACGCGGGGGGCGGCAAGTACAAGGAGTGCATGCGCAACCACGCGGCGGCCATGGGCGGGCAGGCCTTCGACGGCTGCGGCGAGTACATGGCCTCCTCGCCGGACTCGCTCAAGTGCGCGGCCTGCGGGTGCCACCGCAGCTTccaccgccgcgccgccgcgttgGCGCCACCGGGCTCGTCGTGCGCGCCGCCCGTCTTCTTCCGCCCGACGCCGCCGCTCGCGCTGCCCGCGCCGCCCGGGCCGCcgacgccgcagcagcagcacttccaccaccaccaccaccaggccgcggccgccgcgctgcaggccttgttcccgtcgtcggtgccggtgccggcgccGCCGCACCTCGCGCTGCCGTACCACGCCGTGCCcaacgccgccgtcgccgccccgCCCCCGTGGCTCGACACGCGCGCCGGCTCCGAGACGCCGCCGCGCACGGACGACTTCGgtatcggcgtcggcgtcggcttcGTGCCCGGGAGCGTCGGGGGTAGCgggggcagcggcagcggcagcttcGGGCGGAAGCGGGTCCGGACCAAGTTCACGCCCGAGCAGAAGGAGCGGATGCGCGAGTTCGCGGAGAAGCAGGGCTGGCGCATCCAGCGGAACGACGACGGCGCCCTGGACCGCTTCTGCGACGAGATCGGGGTCAAGCGCCAGGTGTTCAAGGTGTGGATGCACAACCACAAGAACCAGGTCGCCTCCGCCGCTGCCGCAGCCGCGGGCATCGGCATCGGCATCAACCCCTCCGTCGgcgccggcgtcggcgtcggcgtcggtgtCACCGGCGATGGAGACGACGAGGACACCGACGACTCCCCGCCCCGCGCCGCCGTctcctccccatccccgtccccgatCAGCGTCTAG
- the LOC136495203 gene encoding kinesin-like protein KIN-7E, chloroplastic isoform X1, with the protein MSSSKPTRSSISPFRSRRSAPAASAAGPPPAARTSSGGRPSTPSSTASARPTTPSSSGGRPANPSAAFARPTTPSSSSARPATPSSTASARPTTPSSISSRASGRAPLVDAANAKENIMVTVRFRPLSPREINKGDEVAWYADGDNMVRNEYNLSIAYAFDKVFGPATTTRHVYDVAAQHVVSGAMQGINGTVFAYGVTSSGKTHTMHGEQKSPGIIPLAVKDVFSIIQDTPGREFLLRVSYLEIYNEVINDLLDPTGQNLRIREDAQGTYVEGIKEEVVLSPAHALSLIASGEEHRHVGSNNFNLVSSRSHTIFTLTIESSPSGENEAEEVKLSQLNLIDLAGSESSKTETTGLRRKEGSYINKSLLTLGTVIAKLTDGKATHIPYRDSKLTRLLQFSLSGHGRISLICTVTPASSNSEETHNTLKFAHRSKHIEIKASQNKIIDEKSLIKKYQKEISSLKEELQQLRRGMMGNGGILPTDQEDLVNLKLQLEAGQVKLQSRLEQEEEAKAALMSRIQRLTKLILVSTKSSISSNVSGKTNLRRRHSFGEDELVYLPDRKREYFVDDDDVSLDSELSLEGKFDLNNPDESARFGRRNRKRGMLGWFKLKKSDQLSGLSSSVDGDSTASGSPSCSKSSQQKHLLLDLKDGRRKSMTRKGDDPALADSFLERTQAGDLFSAAPRARHPLPSGTTIVDQIDLLQEQVKMLAGEVALCTSSLKRLTEQATNNPDDLQIQEQIEKLKDEITEKKSHIHMLEQRMVQSLETTEDPTIRTELSQTFSKLSTQLSEKTFELEIMSADNRILQDQLQAKVTENAELQETVARLRQEISNLSKAAKSEDSFASVQSSEPSTASTDTRDQANEVSSHANMPSRTTDLNESGFISQVLKQASEIESLKQENLRLVEEKDGLEVHTQKLAEESSYAKELASAAAVELKNLAEEVTRLSYENAKLNADLAAAKELNASMSRSNIHADPKRRDHESGILVEELQKELVASCQREAVLEDTLSQKDRRESELLKIIDDAKCREHELENELASLWALISKIKKENSQQDVFEFKAKQNGFHSSKTDSGRLVSEMPAPDNGSWDGLSTFEEARAAYNYERMRCKELESVVSRLKGEDLRGLDVKVLEELQNFHVEALSRICQEKMASQAL; encoded by the exons ATGTCGTCGTCGAAGCCGACGCGCTCCAGTATCTCCCCATTCCGATCCCGCCGCTCGGCTCCGGCGGCGTCGGCAGCGGGACCTCCTCCGGCGGCGAGGACCTCATCTGGAGGGCGCCCGTCCACCCCCTCCTCTACCGCCTCTGCGCGACCCACCACCCCCTCGTCCTCCGGTGGCCGCCCCGCTAACCCGTCCGCCGCGTTCGCGCGCCCCACCACCCCTTCGTCGTCCTCGGCGCGACCCGCCACGCCGTCCTCTACCGCCTCCGCGCGGCCCACCACGCCCTCGTCGATCTCCTCGCGCGCCTCGGGGAGGGCGCCGCTCGTGGACGCGGCCAATGCCAAGGAGAACATCATGGTCACCGTCCGCTTCCGGCCCCTCAG TCCTAGAGAGATCAACAAGGGGGACGAGGTGGCGTGGTACGCGGACGGTGACAACATGGTGCGCAACGAGTATAACCTCAGCATTGCCTATGCTTTCG ATAAAGTGTTTGGCCCTGCCACTACAACTCGCCATGTATATGATGTTGCTGCTCAGCATGTTGTGAGTGGTGCCATGCAAGGAATCAATG GAACTGTTTTTGCATATGGTGTAACTAGCAGTGGGAAAACTCACACCATGCAT GGAGAACAAAAGTCACCTGGAATCATTCCATTGGCAGTGAAGGATGTATTCAGCATTATTCAAGAT ACCCCTGGACGAGAGTTTCTTCTGCGGGTTTCGTATCTTGAAATTTACAACGAG GTTATCAACGACTTACTTGATCCAACAGGGCAGAATCTCAGAATTCGAGAAGATGCACAG GGAACTTATGTGGAAGGGATTAAAGAAGAGGTTGTTTTATCACCTGCACATGCTCTCTCTCTAATAGCATCTGGAGAAG AGCACAGGCATGTTGGATCAAACAACTTCAATCTTGTCAGCAGTAGGAGTCACACTATCTTCACGCTG ACCATCGAGAGCAGCCCCTCTGGTGAAAATGAAGCAGAAGAAGTCAAGTTGTCTCAGTTG AACTTGATTGACCTTGCTGGGTCTGAGAGTTCcaaaactgaaacaactggtttacgACGCAAAGAAGGTTCATACATAAACAAGAGTTTGCTCACCCTTGGAACT GTAATTGCTAAACTTACAGATGGTAAGGCGACACATATTCCCTATAGAGACTCAAAGCTCACACGCTTACTTCAGTTTTCTCTGAGTGGACACGGACGCATATCT CTCATTTGCACAGTTACACCTGCATCCAGCAACAGTGAGGAGACACATAATACATTAAAATTTGCTCACAGGAGCAAGCATATTGAGATAAAAGCTTCCCAAAACAAG ATAATAGACGAGAAGTCCTTAATAAAGAAGTATCAAAAGGAGATATCCAGCCTGAAAGAAGAGCTACAGCAACTCAGGCGTGGTATGATGGGAAATGGTGGTATTCTCCCTACGGATCAAGAGGATCTTGTTAATTTAAAACTTCAG CTTGAAGCTGGGCAAGTCAAACTTCAATCAAGGCTAGAACAGGAAGAGGAAGCAAAAGCAGCACTGATGAGCAGGATTCAGAGGCTAACAAAATTAATATTGGTATCAACCAAAAGTTCGATATCCTCAAATGTTTCTGGAAAGACTAACCTTCGTCGACGTCATTCATTTGGGGAAGATGAG CTTGTGTATTTGCCTGATCGAAAGCGGGAATACTTtgtagatgatgatgatgttagtcTTGATTCAGAGCTTTCGCTTGAAGGGAAATTTGATCTGAACAATCCAGATGAGTCAGCCAGGTTTGGCAGAAGGAACCGCAAACGCGGAATGCTTGGCTGGTTTAAACTAAAG AAGTCCGACCAATTATCAGGGCTATCATCCAGTGTGGACGGTGATAGTACTGCTAGCGGCTCACCTTCATGCTCTAAATCGTCACAACAAAAACACTTGCTGCTTGACCTAAAGGACGGTCGAAGGAAATCTATGACTAGGAAAGGAGATGACCCAGCACTTGCTGATTCTTTTCTTGAAAGGACTCAAGCTGGTGATTTATTTAGTGCTGCGCCCAGAGCACGGCACCCTCTGCCG AGTGGAACAACCATTGTGGATCAAATAGATCTTCTACAAGAGCAAGTAAAAATGCTGGCAGGGGAAGTTGCACTTTGTACAAGTTCACTCAAAAGACTGACAGAGCAAGCAACCAACAACCCTGATGATTTGCAAATTCAG GAGCAAATTGAGAAGTTGAAAGATGAAATCACAGAAAAGAAATCACATATACATATGCTAGAGCAGCGGATGGTGCAATCACTGGAAACTACAGAAGACCCAACAATTAGGACAGAGTTGTCCCAG ACCTTTTCAAAGTTGAGCACACAGCTGAGCGAGAAGACATTTGAACTGGAG ATTATGTCTGCGGATAATAGAATTCTTCAAGACCAGCTACAAGCAAAG GTAACCGAAAATGCAGAACTCCAAGAAACAGTTGCACGCTTGAGGCAAGAAATCAGTAATTTGTCGAAGGCTGCCAAAAGCGaggatagttttgctagtgtgcaGTCTAGTGAACCATCAACGGCAAGCACTGATACTAGGGATCAAGCAAATGAAGTCTCAAGCCATGCAAATATGCCCTCTAGAACAACTGACTTAAATGAGTCAGGATTTATATCTCAAGTGCTCAAGCAG GCTTCAGAAATTGAAAGTTTGAAGCAAGAAAATCTGAGGTTGGTGGAAGAGAAGGATGGACTGGAAGTTCATACTCAAAAGCTGGCGGAGGAATCATCCTATGCTAAAGAATTGGCATCTGCTGCTGCAGTTGAACTAAAGAATTTGGCAGAAGAAGTCACTAGGCTTTCTTATGAAAACGCAAAGCTGAATGCAGACTTAGCTGCAGCAAAAGAGCTAAATGCATCAATGTCAAGAAGTAACATTCACGCTGACCCAAAGCGACGTGATCATGAGAGTGGAATTTTAGTTGAGGAGTTGCAGAAAGAGTTGGTTGCTAGTTGTCAAAGGGAGGCTGTGTTAGAGGACACACTGTCTCAAAAAGACCGAAGGGAGAGTGAGCTTCTAAAGATTATTGATGATGCAAAATGCCGAGAGCATGAGTTGGAAAACGAACTGGCAAGCCTGTGGGCCCTCATTTCGAAGATAAAGAAAGAAAACTCTCAACAGGACGTATTTGAATTCAAAGCAAAGCAAAACGGCTTTCACTCATCCAAGACTGATAGTGGCAGACTGGTAAGTGAAATGCCAGCTCCAGATAATGGGAGCTGGGATGGCCTCAGTACTTTTGAAGAAGCAAGAGCTGCATACAATTATGAAAGAATGCGCTGCAAAGAATTGGAAAGCGTCGTGTCCAGATTGAAG GGTGAGGACCTCAGGGGCCTAGATGTTAAAGTCCTTGAAGAGCTACAAAATTTCCATGTAGAAGCACTGTCAAGGATCTGCCAAGAAAAG ATGGCAAGTCAGGCGCTATAG
- the LOC136495203 gene encoding kinesin-like protein KIN-7E, chloroplastic isoform X2 codes for MVRSSSFSVKAAGNDKVFGPATTTRHVYDVAAQHVVSGAMQGINGTVFAYGVTSSGKTHTMHGEQKSPGIIPLAVKDVFSIIQDTPGREFLLRVSYLEIYNEVINDLLDPTGQNLRIREDAQGTYVEGIKEEVVLSPAHALSLIASGEEHRHVGSNNFNLVSSRSHTIFTLTIESSPSGENEAEEVKLSQLNLIDLAGSESSKTETTGLRRKEGSYINKSLLTLGTVIAKLTDGKATHIPYRDSKLTRLLQFSLSGHGRISLICTVTPASSNSEETHNTLKFAHRSKHIEIKASQNKIIDEKSLIKKYQKEISSLKEELQQLRRGMMGNGGILPTDQEDLVNLKLQLEAGQVKLQSRLEQEEEAKAALMSRIQRLTKLILVSTKSSISSNVSGKTNLRRRHSFGEDELVYLPDRKREYFVDDDDVSLDSELSLEGKFDLNNPDESARFGRRNRKRGMLGWFKLKKSDQLSGLSSSVDGDSTASGSPSCSKSSQQKHLLLDLKDGRRKSMTRKGDDPALADSFLERTQAGDLFSAAPRARHPLPSGTTIVDQIDLLQEQVKMLAGEVALCTSSLKRLTEQATNNPDDLQIQEQIEKLKDEITEKKSHIHMLEQRMVQSLETTEDPTIRTELSQTFSKLSTQLSEKTFELEIMSADNRILQDQLQAKVTENAELQETVARLRQEISNLSKAAKSEDSFASVQSSEPSTASTDTRDQANEVSSHANMPSRTTDLNESGFISQVLKQASEIESLKQENLRLVEEKDGLEVHTQKLAEESSYAKELASAAAVELKNLAEEVTRLSYENAKLNADLAAAKELNASMSRSNIHADPKRRDHESGILVEELQKELVASCQREAVLEDTLSQKDRRESELLKIIDDAKCREHELENELASLWALISKIKKENSQQDVFEFKAKQNGFHSSKTDSGRLVSEMPAPDNGSWDGLSTFEEARAAYNYERMRCKELESVVSRLKGEDLRGLDVKVLEELQNFHVEALSRICQEKMASQAL; via the exons ATGGTGAGGTCTTCATCCTTTTCAGTAAAAGCTGCAGGAAATG ATAAAGTGTTTGGCCCTGCCACTACAACTCGCCATGTATATGATGTTGCTGCTCAGCATGTTGTGAGTGGTGCCATGCAAGGAATCAATG GAACTGTTTTTGCATATGGTGTAACTAGCAGTGGGAAAACTCACACCATGCAT GGAGAACAAAAGTCACCTGGAATCATTCCATTGGCAGTGAAGGATGTATTCAGCATTATTCAAGAT ACCCCTGGACGAGAGTTTCTTCTGCGGGTTTCGTATCTTGAAATTTACAACGAG GTTATCAACGACTTACTTGATCCAACAGGGCAGAATCTCAGAATTCGAGAAGATGCACAG GGAACTTATGTGGAAGGGATTAAAGAAGAGGTTGTTTTATCACCTGCACATGCTCTCTCTCTAATAGCATCTGGAGAAG AGCACAGGCATGTTGGATCAAACAACTTCAATCTTGTCAGCAGTAGGAGTCACACTATCTTCACGCTG ACCATCGAGAGCAGCCCCTCTGGTGAAAATGAAGCAGAAGAAGTCAAGTTGTCTCAGTTG AACTTGATTGACCTTGCTGGGTCTGAGAGTTCcaaaactgaaacaactggtttacgACGCAAAGAAGGTTCATACATAAACAAGAGTTTGCTCACCCTTGGAACT GTAATTGCTAAACTTACAGATGGTAAGGCGACACATATTCCCTATAGAGACTCAAAGCTCACACGCTTACTTCAGTTTTCTCTGAGTGGACACGGACGCATATCT CTCATTTGCACAGTTACACCTGCATCCAGCAACAGTGAGGAGACACATAATACATTAAAATTTGCTCACAGGAGCAAGCATATTGAGATAAAAGCTTCCCAAAACAAG ATAATAGACGAGAAGTCCTTAATAAAGAAGTATCAAAAGGAGATATCCAGCCTGAAAGAAGAGCTACAGCAACTCAGGCGTGGTATGATGGGAAATGGTGGTATTCTCCCTACGGATCAAGAGGATCTTGTTAATTTAAAACTTCAG CTTGAAGCTGGGCAAGTCAAACTTCAATCAAGGCTAGAACAGGAAGAGGAAGCAAAAGCAGCACTGATGAGCAGGATTCAGAGGCTAACAAAATTAATATTGGTATCAACCAAAAGTTCGATATCCTCAAATGTTTCTGGAAAGACTAACCTTCGTCGACGTCATTCATTTGGGGAAGATGAG CTTGTGTATTTGCCTGATCGAAAGCGGGAATACTTtgtagatgatgatgatgttagtcTTGATTCAGAGCTTTCGCTTGAAGGGAAATTTGATCTGAACAATCCAGATGAGTCAGCCAGGTTTGGCAGAAGGAACCGCAAACGCGGAATGCTTGGCTGGTTTAAACTAAAG AAGTCCGACCAATTATCAGGGCTATCATCCAGTGTGGACGGTGATAGTACTGCTAGCGGCTCACCTTCATGCTCTAAATCGTCACAACAAAAACACTTGCTGCTTGACCTAAAGGACGGTCGAAGGAAATCTATGACTAGGAAAGGAGATGACCCAGCACTTGCTGATTCTTTTCTTGAAAGGACTCAAGCTGGTGATTTATTTAGTGCTGCGCCCAGAGCACGGCACCCTCTGCCG AGTGGAACAACCATTGTGGATCAAATAGATCTTCTACAAGAGCAAGTAAAAATGCTGGCAGGGGAAGTTGCACTTTGTACAAGTTCACTCAAAAGACTGACAGAGCAAGCAACCAACAACCCTGATGATTTGCAAATTCAG GAGCAAATTGAGAAGTTGAAAGATGAAATCACAGAAAAGAAATCACATATACATATGCTAGAGCAGCGGATGGTGCAATCACTGGAAACTACAGAAGACCCAACAATTAGGACAGAGTTGTCCCAG ACCTTTTCAAAGTTGAGCACACAGCTGAGCGAGAAGACATTTGAACTGGAG ATTATGTCTGCGGATAATAGAATTCTTCAAGACCAGCTACAAGCAAAG GTAACCGAAAATGCAGAACTCCAAGAAACAGTTGCACGCTTGAGGCAAGAAATCAGTAATTTGTCGAAGGCTGCCAAAAGCGaggatagttttgctagtgtgcaGTCTAGTGAACCATCAACGGCAAGCACTGATACTAGGGATCAAGCAAATGAAGTCTCAAGCCATGCAAATATGCCCTCTAGAACAACTGACTTAAATGAGTCAGGATTTATATCTCAAGTGCTCAAGCAG GCTTCAGAAATTGAAAGTTTGAAGCAAGAAAATCTGAGGTTGGTGGAAGAGAAGGATGGACTGGAAGTTCATACTCAAAAGCTGGCGGAGGAATCATCCTATGCTAAAGAATTGGCATCTGCTGCTGCAGTTGAACTAAAGAATTTGGCAGAAGAAGTCACTAGGCTTTCTTATGAAAACGCAAAGCTGAATGCAGACTTAGCTGCAGCAAAAGAGCTAAATGCATCAATGTCAAGAAGTAACATTCACGCTGACCCAAAGCGACGTGATCATGAGAGTGGAATTTTAGTTGAGGAGTTGCAGAAAGAGTTGGTTGCTAGTTGTCAAAGGGAGGCTGTGTTAGAGGACACACTGTCTCAAAAAGACCGAAGGGAGAGTGAGCTTCTAAAGATTATTGATGATGCAAAATGCCGAGAGCATGAGTTGGAAAACGAACTGGCAAGCCTGTGGGCCCTCATTTCGAAGATAAAGAAAGAAAACTCTCAACAGGACGTATTTGAATTCAAAGCAAAGCAAAACGGCTTTCACTCATCCAAGACTGATAGTGGCAGACTGGTAAGTGAAATGCCAGCTCCAGATAATGGGAGCTGGGATGGCCTCAGTACTTTTGAAGAAGCAAGAGCTGCATACAATTATGAAAGAATGCGCTGCAAAGAATTGGAAAGCGTCGTGTCCAGATTGAAG GGTGAGGACCTCAGGGGCCTAGATGTTAAAGTCCTTGAAGAGCTACAAAATTTCCATGTAGAAGCACTGTCAAGGATCTGCCAAGAAAAG ATGGCAAGTCAGGCGCTATAG